The DNA window CGACCGCGGGGCGCTCGGGACGGAGGCGACCGCCGGCGCGGCCGAGGACAGGGGCAGCAGGACGCGCATCACCGTCCCGTTCCGCGGCGCGCTCTCCGCGTGCACGTGCCCGCCGAGCGCGCGCACGATCCCGCGCACCGTCGTCAGCCCGAGCCCCGTCCCGAGACCGCTCGGCTTCGTGGTGAAGAAGGGCTCGAAGAGACGGGCCAGCGTCGTGGCATCCATGCCGACGCCCTCGTCGCGCACCTCGAGCTCGGCCCAGCGTCCGGGCGGCGCCCCGGGGGTGCCGGCCGCCCCGGGACGGATCGTGCGCGCGCTCGCGCGCACGAGCACCGTTCCGCCGTCCGGCATCGCGTCGCGAGCGTTGATCACGAGGTTCATCAGGATCTGCTCGATCTGTCCCTCGGCGGTCCGCACCGGGAGGGCGTTGTCCCCGAGATCCAAGGTGAGCTTCACCTGCCCGAGCAGCAGGCGGCGCAACAGCGGTTCCATCCCGCGGACCACGGCCACGAGCGACTGCACCTCCGCCTCGCCGGCCTCGGGCCGACTGAAGGAGAGAAGGCGGCGGGTGAGCGCCGCACCACGTTGCGCCGTCTGCTCGATCTCGAGCAGGTCGGCGGGGCGCGCCTCGCCGGCGGCGAGTTCCTCCCGCACGAGTTGCGCGTGTGAGATGATCGCGGCGAGCAGGTTGTTGAAGTCGTGCGCGATCCCGCCGGCCATGCGCCCGACGGCCTCGAGCTTCTGCGACTGTCGCAGCTGCTGCTCGAGGCGGACGCGCTCGGTGACGTTGCGCGTATTGAGCACGTACGAGCCGACGTCGGGATCCCCGGTGAGGTCGGTGACGACGCTCTCGACGTCATGCCAGAGGTCGGGGCGTCCCATCCGCCAGCGCAGCGCCGCGTTGCGCGCGAACGGTTCACGCGCGTTGGCGAGGAAGACCGCGAGGCGGTCGCGGTCGTCCGGATGCGCGAGGTCGGCGATGCGTCGCCCGACGAGGAGCGACGGGATCGTCCCGGCGAGTTCGCCCGCGGACGGACTCGCCCACTGGATCACCTGGCCGGTCGAGATCTGCAGAATCGCGTCGGAGGAGCGCTGCACGAGGGAACGGAAGCGCGCGTCCGCCGCGGTGCGTTCGCGCGCGAGGGCGACGGTGCGCACCCGCGCGAGGTGCTGACGGATGAGGACGAGGATGAGCAGGCCGACCACGCCGGTCACGTGGAACGCCAGATGTCCGGGTTCCGTCTCGCCGCGGTAGGCGAGCAGGAGCATCGGGATCGTCGAGACGAGGATCGCGAACGGCGCGACGACCTCGCGGGCGGCTTCGGGCGGGCGGGCGTCGGTCGACCCGCTGCCCGGCGGGGGCGGGAAGCGGCGCTGCCAGTCGGCGCCGGCGAGCACGAAGAGGAACCCGAGCGCGACCAGCACGTCCCGCATCGCGTCGTGCGAGGGGCCCCCGATGCGCGCCTGCCGCTCGAAGGCGAGGTCGGCGACGGTGATGGCGGCGAAGCCGATCGTGACGAGCCCGATCGATTCGCGGGCGAGCCCCTCCGGCCGGCGGAACCAGGCCGTGGCGCAGAACAGCACCGCCGTCCCGTCGGCGATGAGATAGATCAGGAAGAGCCAACGTCGCGCGTCGAGGTCACCCGATTCGAACGGATTGCCGCCGGCGACGAAGTACGAGCCGAGCAGCCCGAGCGCGATGAGGATCGCGGCGGCGTCGATCCAGTCGGCCGCGCGAGAGTCGGTGTGCCCGGCGTTGGCGACGTACCAGAGCCCGCCGAGGAGGAGCGCCGCCTGCGGTACGGCGAGGACGACGCCGGTGACGCCGGCGAGGGGGGCGCCGACCAGGCGGAGCAGGGTGGTGACGACGCCGAGCCCAAGGCTGAGGGCGATGCAGAGCCAGGCGATGCCGATGCGCGAGCCCGGGGGCGACCGTCGTGCGACGGCGAACGAGATGATCGCGATGCCGACACGGAAGGGAAAGACGGCCGCGAGGTCGACGAACCGGTGCGCCTCGGCGTCGAGCGAGACCGGTCCGAGCGCGACCAGCAGATACCCCAGCGTCCACAGCGCGGCCGCCCCCGACAGGGGGTTGAGCCAGCGCTCGTTGGTCGGGGCCGGGACACCGGCCCCGCCGGGGTGCCCGGGGGAGATCCGCACAGTCGGGAGTATCTCGTGCGCCGGGTTCGAACGCGAGGGGGGCGGAGACCCGCAAGTGCCCGACCCACCGTGGGTTGACCCACGCCGCCCGCCCGTCTATGCTTCTTGTCTGTCCCAAAACGCCCTCGTGGCGGCCGAGACCCGGGTTGCATCCCGCACCGGTGAGGCGCAGTACCTCTCCAGCTGTTCAAACGCACATGCGTACGACGTACACGGCGACCCCCGCCGACATCGAGCACAAGTGGTTCGTGGTCGATGCGGATGGGATGGTCCTCGGCCGCCTCGCCACCGAGGTCGCCCGCATCATCCGCGGCAAGCACAAGCCGATGTTCACGCCCCATATGGACACGGGCGACAATGTCATCGTGATCAACGCGTCCAAGGTGAAGGTGACCGGACGCAAGGCGGAGCAGAAGAACTACTTCCGCCACACCGGCTACATGGGCCACGAGCTCTACACGCCGTTCGCGTCGATGCTCGCGAAGCACCCCGAGCGCGTGATCGAGAAGGCGGTCTACGGCATGCTGCCCAAGACGGCGCTCGGCCGGCAGAAGCTGCGGCTCAAGCTGCGCGTCTATCCGGGTGCGGTGCACCCGCACGGGGCGCAGCAGCCCGAGACGATCACCTTCCCCAAGGCCGAGGCGAAGTAACCCATGGCTGACCAGATGACCCACACCGTCGGCCGCCGCAAGGAAGCCGTCTGCCGCGTGTTCCTGACCCCCGGGTCGGGCAAGTGGAGCCTCAACGGCCGCACGCTCGGGGATTACTTCCCGCGCCCGGCGCTCGTGAGCTCCATCCAGCAGCCGTTCACGGCGACCGACACGCTCGGCACGTACGACGTGCAGGCGAACCTCACCGGCGGTGGCCAGACGGGCCAGGCCGGCGCGCTCCGCCTCGCGATCGCCCGCGCCCTCGTGAAGATCGACGAGACGCACCGCCGCAAGCTGCGCGACCTCGGCCTCCTCACGCGCGATGCCCGCGCGGTCGAGCGCAAGAAGCCGGGCCGCCCGAAGGCGCGAAAGAAGTTCCAGTTCTCGAAGCGTTAAGCTCGGAGACGCAGGCAGAAGGTGGAAGGATGAAAGTGGTACCACCGGTCGGCTTTCATCCTTCGTCCTTCAGCCTTCGTCCAATCCCTCAGCGAGTCTGAGTCTCCGCTCGGTGCCGCGCCTCCGGCGCGGCGAGCGGAGACGACGAGGACCCGCGACGATACCAACCACCAGTAGAGACCCCAATGTCCCAGCCCTCGCTCGACGAACTCCTCAAGGCCGGTGTCCACTTCGGCCACCAGACCCGCCGTTGGAATCCCAAGATGCGCCGCTTCATCTTCGCGGAGCGCAACGGGATCCACATCATCGACCTGCAGAAGACGGTCAAGCAGATCGAGCTCGCGCAGCAGCTGGCGCGCGAGGTGGTGATGCGCGGGGAGAACGTCCTGTTCGTCTGCACCAAGCGCCAGCTCGCGCAGATCGTGACGAGCGAGGCGGATCGCGCCGGCGCGATGTACGTCACCGAGCGCTGGCTCGGCGGCCTCCTGACCAACTTCGCGACGGTCAAGAAGCAGATCAAGAAGCTCAAGGAGCTCGAGGCTGGGTCCGCCGAGGGCGGCAACTTCGAGAACTACACCAAGAAGGAACAGCTCATGATGACCCGCCTTCGGGACAAGCTCCTGAAGAACCTCTCGGGCATCAAGAGCATGGGCCGCCTCCCGGGCCTGCTCTTCATCGTCGATGCCAAGAAGGAGCGCATCGCGGTCGACGAGGCCAACAAGCTCGGCATCCCGATCGTCGCCATCTGCGACACGAACTCGGACCCGGACCTCATCACCGTGCCGATCGCCGGCAACGACGATGCGATCCGTTCGGTCGAGCTCATCACCTCGGCCTTCTCGAACGCGATCCTCGAGGCCCGCCGTGAGGCCCCGACGCGTCCCGAGGTCGAGGAGCCGGGCGAGGCGACGACCTGGTCGTCCGAGCGCGGCACGGAGAAGGAGAGCGACGACCGTCGCGGCGGCAAGAAGGGTGGCCGTCCCCGCCGTCGCCGGGCCAAGCCGGACGCCATCGCGGCCCGCCTGAAGCCGGGCAGCACCGAGGGCGATGCCGCCGCCGAGGGCGACGAGGCGAGCGAGTAGGGCTCGCTCGGTAGTGCAGGGGTCCGCCCCTGAGTAACTTTCCATCGCCGCCGGATGAGTCTCATCACTCCCCGGCGGCGATCTCACAGATACCGCATCTCTCAGGACTGGGAATACCGATGGCCGTCAACATCACCGCCAAGGACGTCGCCGAGCTCCGCGCCCGCACGGGTGCCGGGATCGGCGACTGCAAGAACGCGCTCGTCGAGGCGAACGGCGACATGAACGCCGCCGCCGACCTGCTGCGCAAGAAGGGCATCGCCAAGGCCGACAAGCGCGCCGACCGCGCCGCCTCCGAGGGCCAGATCGTCACGTGGACGAATCCCGAGGGGACCGTCGCGGCGATGATCGAGCTCAACTGCGAGACCGACTTCGTGGGGCGCAACGACGAGTTCGTCGCGCTCTCCAAGCAGGTCGTGGCGCACGTCGCGCAGGACGCCGCGGTCGACGGCCTGGTCACGGTCGGGGCCGAGGGCGCGTACCTCGCGACGCCGTGGCACGCCGACAAGGCGCAGACGGTGGGCGACATCGTGAAGGCCGCGTCGGCCAAGACCGGCGAGAAGGTCGAGCTCCGCCGGATCGCGCGCTTCGCGACGTCGGGCACGGTCGGCAGCTACCTGCACTTCAACGGCAAGGCCGGCGTCATCGCCGAGATCGCCGGCGGGAAGGGCGAGCATGCGACGCAGCTGGGCAAGCACGTCGCCGAGCATGTGGCGGCGGGCGTGCCGTCGGTCGCCGTCGCGGTCGACAAGGATGGCGTCGATGCCGCCTTCATCGCCAAGGAGCGCGAGATCTTCGTCGCCCAGGCCGTGGAGTCGGGGAAGCCGCAGGCGATCGCCGAGAAGATGGTCGAGGGCCGCATCGCCAAGCTCCTCGGCGAGATCACGCTCCTCGGGCAGCCGTGGGTGCGCGACGACAAGCAGACGATCGGCGACCTCGTGAAGGCCTCCGCGAAGGAGTCGGGGCAGCCGCTCGCCGTGACGCGCTTCGTGCGGTTCAAGATGGGCGAGTCCTGATCCCCGCATGAGCGACCTGAAGTATCCCCGCGTCCTGCTCAAGCTCTCCGGCGAGGCTCTCGCCGGGGAGCGCGGATTCGGCTTCGATTTCGACACGCTGCGCGGCTTCGCCCACGAGGTGAAGCGGATCGCCGCGATGGGCGCCCAGGTGGGCATGGTGATCGGCGGCGGCAACATCGTCCGCGGCTCGCAGATCTCCAAGATGGGGATGGACCGCGTCTCCGCCGACTACATGGGCATGCTCGGCACGGTGATCAACGCGCTCGCGTTCCAGGACGTGCTCGAGAAGGAAGGACTCGACACCCGCGTGATGACGGCGATCCGGATGGAGGAGATCGCCGAGCCGTACATCCGCCGGCGCGCCGTGCGGCATCTCGAGAAGGGGCGGGCCGTGATCTTCGCGGCCGGCACCGGCAATCCGTACTTCTCCACCGACACCGCCGCGGTGCTCCGTGCCATCCAGATGAAGGCGAACGTCATCATCAAGGCGACGAGCGTCGACGGCGTGTACAATGCGGACCCGAAGAAGGACCCGACCGCGAAGAAGTACGACCGCATCACCTACAAGGACGTGATGGCAGGGGAGCTCGGCGTGATGGACCAGACGGCCATCACGCTCTGCAAGGAGAACGCCCTCCCGCTGATCGTCCTCAACATCCACACGCCCGGCATCGTCCAGCAGGCGCTGCGCGGCGAACCCGTGGGGACCCTGGTCACATGAGCACCAAGCAGATCATCTCGGATGCGAAGACGGCGATGGACAAGGGCGTCGAGGCGGCCAAGCGCGAGTTCGCGTCGGTCCGCTCGGGCAAGGCGTCGCCGAGCATGCTCGACACGGTGAAGGTCGAGATGTACGGCCAGCTGATGGCGATGAACCAGTGCGCCTCGGTGTCGGCGCCGGAGCCGCGGCTCCTCGTGGTGACGCCGTTCGACAAGGGCCAGATCAAGGCGGTCGAGAAGGCGATCCGCGAGTCGAACCTCGGGCTCGATCCGTCGATCCAGAGCAACATCATCCGGGTGCCCCTGCCGGCGATGAACGAGCAGCGCCGCAAGGAACTCGCGAAGACGGTGCACAAGTACGCCGAGGACGGCCGCATCGCGGTCCGCCACGCGCGCACGCATGCCCGCGACCTCCTGAAGAAGCTCAACGGTGTCTCGGAGGACGAGGTGAAGTCGGCCGAGAAGGACCTGCAGAAGCTCCATGACGACGAGATCGCGAAGATCGACGCCGCGATGAAGGCCAAGGAAGCGGAGCTGATGGAGGTCTGAGCGGATCGTCCGCGCCGACACCACTCATGACCGCGCAAGAACTCCTCGCCCAGCTTCGCGTCCACGGCGCGATCCCCCGGCACGTCGCCATCATCATGGATGGCAACGGGCGCTGGGCGCGCGAGCGGATGCTGCCGCGCCCGATCGGCCATCGCAACGGCATGAAGGCCGTGCGCGAGGTCGTCGAGGGGGCGATCGAGGCGGGCGTCGAGGTGCTCTCCTTGTTCGCGTTCTCGCAGGAGAACTGGCAGCGTCCGCCGGTCGAGATCAGCGCGCTCATGTCGCTCCTCGAGGAGTACATCCAGAAGGAGACCGACGAGCTCGAGTCGCAGGGCGTGCGCGTGCGGGTGCTCGGGGATGTCGACCGGCTGGTGCCCACGGCGCGGGCTGCCGTCGACCGCGTCATCGCGCAGACGGCGCACAACAGCAAGCTCACGCTCAACCTGTTCATCTCGTACGGCTCGCGCGCCGAGCTGACGCGCGCGGCGCGACGCGTCGCCGAGGAGGTCGCGGCGGGGACGCTCCGGCCCGACCAGGTGGACGAGGCGGCGTTCGCCGCGCGCCTGTACACGCACGACTGTCCCGACCCGGATCTCCTCATCCGCACCTCGGGCGAGCAGCGGATCAGCAACTTCCTGCTCTGGCAGCTGGCGTACACGGAGATCGTCATCTCGCCGGTGCTGTGGCCCGACTTCGGGCGCGCGAACCTGTACGAGGCGATCCTCGACTACCAGAGCCGGGACCGCCGCTTCGGCCGCGCGCCCGCCTGAGGCCGGCCTGAGGACCGCATGTCCGAGCTGACCAAGCGCGTCCTCTTCGCGGTGGGCGCGATCCCCTTCGTGCTCGCCGCGGTCTGGTTCGGTGGCGCGTCGCTCGCGATCCTGCTCTCGGTCGCGTCGGCGCTGGCCGCGTGGGAGTACGGGCGTCTCGCCGAGGCGGCGGGGCAGCGTCCCATGACGGCATGGCTGATCGCGCTGGCGGCCGCGCTCCCGCTCGGCGCACACGCGGTGCAACTCGGCCTGTGGGTGCCGCCCATCTCGTGGGTCGCGCTGCTCGCACCGGCGCTGCTCGCCGTCGCGATGTGGACGCGCGGGGCGACGGGGCGGCCGCTCGAAGCCACGGCGACGACGCTGTTCGGCGCCTGGTACACCGGCGGGATGCTCGCCTTCGCCTATGCGCTCCGCTACCACCGGTTCGCCGTCGGCCCCGCCGCCGGTGCGCTGCTGCTCCTGCTGCCGCTCCTGCTCACCTGGGTGAACGACGCGGGGGCGTTCTTCTTCGGCAAGCGGTTCGGCAAGCGCAAGCTCATGCCGTCGGTGAGCCCGGGGAAGACGGTCGCCGGTGCGGTCGGTGCCCTGCTCACGGTGCTCGTCGGGACGTGGGCGTACTTCCGGTTCCTCCTCGTCCCGTATGCGAACCTTGGCCTGTCATGGGCCGGACTGGTGCTCTTCGCCATCGCGGTGAGCGCGGCAGCGCAGGTGGGGGACCTCGCCGAGTCGCTGCTGAAGCGACAGGCCGGCGTGAAGGACAGTTCCGCGTTGATCCCGGGGCACGGGGGCGTGCTCGATCGCGTGGATTCGCTGCTCTTCACGTTCCCGCTCGCCTATGTGCTCCTCGACCTGCTGCTCAAGGTCGGCGCGTGAGCACCACCGGCATCGCCCTCCTCGGTGCCACGGGGTCGATCGGCGAGACGGCCCAGCGCGTGGTCGCGCGCCACCCGGATCGCTTCCGCTTCACCGCGATGACGGCGCACGGCAACCGCGAGGCGCTCGCGGCCGCGGTGGCGCGGTGGCAGCCGTCGCTCGTGGGGCTCGTGAACGGCGGTGGCGCCGCCCCCCTGCCGGCGGGGTGGTGCGCCGGGCGCGAATGCCTCGTCCAGGCGGCGACGCAGCCCGAGGCCGCGATCGTGCTCAATGCCGTCGTCGGCGCGGCGGGGCTCGAGGCGACGCTCGCCGCCGTCGGGGCGGGGAAGCGCGTGGCGCTCGCGAACAAGGAGTCGCTCGTGGTGGGCGGCGCGCTCGTGCAGCGCGCGGCGCGCGCGAGCGGCGGCGAGGTCATCCCCGTCGACTCCGAGCACTCCGCACTGCTGCAGTGTCTCGCCGGGCGGGTGGGCGGAACGGGGCCCGGCCTGCTCCCGGTCGCGGGCGTGCGGCGCTTCATCATCACCGCCTCCGGCGGGCCGTTCCGCACGTGGGAGACGGAGCGCATCCGCGCCGCCCGGCTCGAGGATGCGCTCAAGCATCCCACCTGGAGCATGGGCCGCAAGATCACCGTCGACTCGGCGTCGCTCGCCAACAAGGCGCTCGAGGTGATCGAGGCGCACGTGCTCTTCGGCGTGCCCTACGACCGGATCGAGGTCGTCGTGCATCCGCAGAGCATCGTCCACTCGATGGTCGAGTTCGAGGACGGCAGCGTGATCGCTCAGATGGGCGTGCCGTCGATGGAGTTGCCCGTGCTCTACGCGCTCGGCTACCCGGACCGCGTGGAGGACACGGGGGTACCACGCTTCGATCCGGTCGCGACGAGTCCGCTCACCTTCGAGTCCGTGCGCCACGACGCCTTCCCGACGCTCGGGCTCGGCATCGCGGCTGGCATGAAGGGTGGCGCGGCGCCCGCCGTGTTCAACGCAGCCAACGAGGCGGCCGTCGCACGGTTCCTCGAGGGCTCGCTCACCTTCAGTGGCATCCCGGCGGCGATCGAGTTGGCACTCGGACGCCTCGCCGACCGTTCTGGGAATGACCTCGATGCGCTGCTCGCGGCGGATGCCGCGGCGCGCTCCCTCGTGCAGGAGTATCGCGCTCCATGAGTTTCAGCTGGCTCGCCCCGCTGCTCGTCCTCGGCCTCGTGGTGTTCGTCCACGAACTCGGGCACTTCCTCGCGGCCAAGTGGGCCGGCGTGTACGCCCCGCGCTTCTCGATGGGCTGGGGCTCGCCGCTCTGGAGCTTCCGTCGGGGCGAGACCGAGTACGCCCTCTCCTGGCTGCCGATCGGCGGCTACGTGCGCATGGCGAGCAAGGAGGACGAGACAGCGGCGGTGCTCGAGGGAGGCGGCGAGGCGCCCGAGGCGGAGCGGTCGCGGCACTGGGACGAGCACTCGATGATCCCGCACGGGCCGCTGCCGATCCCGCCCGACCGGTGGTTCGAGTCCAAGCGGCTCTTCCCGCGCATCGTGATCCTGCTTGCGGGCGTGTTCATGAACATCGTGCTCGCGCTGACCGTCTCGACGGGCATCGTGGGCTACTACGGAAAGGGGTACCTCACGCCGGTCGTGGACTCTACGGCAGCCGGCCGTCCCGCCGCCGTCGCCGGGATGCTCGCGGGTGACAGTGTGGTGGCGATCGACGGCAAGCCCGTCGCTCGCTGGGACGAGGTGCTCGATGCGGTGTCGGCGGCGCCTGGCCGGCCGATCACGCTCGAGGTCGCGCGCGGGACGGCGCGCCTGCCGCTCACGATGACGCCGGAGTCGCAGGAGATCACGACGGCGGATGGCGACAAGCGCACGGTCGGTCGGATCGGCGTCGCGGTGAAGCAGCACGTGATCCGCACGCCGGTCTCGTTCGGCGAGGCGGTGGTCGGCGGATGGAATGTCACGTGGACGATGGCCGGCAGCGTGCTGAAGGTCCTGGGCGACCTGCTCACGGGGAACGTCTCGGTGTCGCAGCTGGGCGGTCCGGTGGAGATCGCGCGCTCGAGCGTCGCCGCGGCGCAGAACGGTGCCGAGAACCTGTGGGGGCTCATCGCCTTCCTGAGCATCAACCTCGCGGTGCTCAACCTGCTGCCGATCCCCCTCCTCGACGGCGGGCAGATCCTCATGCAGGTCGCCGAGAGCGCGTGGCGGAAGCCGTTCCATCCGATGGTGAAGGAGTGGTACGCGCGGATCGGCCTCGTCGCGATCGGGGCGCTGTTCCTCACGGTGACGTTCAACGACCTGAAGCGGCTCGTGATGAGCTGGCTGGCCTGAGCGCACTCAGCGCGCGGTCACGAATCGCAGGTCGGCCCGCACGTGGTCGACCTCCGCCTCGAATCGGAGTACGGTCCGCGGAGAGCGCCGCGCGCCGGCGCGTGCCTGGAGCAGGAATCGGCGTTCGCGCGGCAATCCGCAGAGCGCGTAGAAACCGTCGCCTTCGGCGGTCGTCTCGATGGTGCGCTCGCGCCAGGTGATGCCGTCGCCCGCGTCGATCCGGAATCCCTCCTGCCAGGTCGCGGACACCCGCGCGCCGGCCGCTGTGCTCGCGTCCGGTTCGAGCACGAGGCCCACGAGGGTGCTCCGTGGCTCAGGGGCACTGGGGAAGTTCGGGATCGGCGCCGCGGCGATCGAGCAGGCGGCGCGCATCAGGAATGACGCGGTGCGGAGCGCCTCGACGTCCTCGCCACCGATAGCTTCCGGCTCGGCGCCCGCGGAGCGGTAGAGCACGCGCTCAGGTCGGCCGATCGACAGGACGCGGCCACCGGCGCGCTGGACGGCGTCGAGTCGTACAAGATCGCTCGACCCTGTCCCGCCGATCGCCGAGACGCGCGCCTGCCGTTCGATCCGCAGACGCGGCATCCGGATCTCCCATCGGTCCTCGAACCAGAGGCCGCCGGGCAACTGCGCGAACTCGATCGAGCCGCCGAGGCCGGCGTCGTCCAGCCCGGCCGGAAGGCCGACGTATCCGAAGTCGAGGCGCTCGAGCGCGTAGCTCGCGCGATCGAGCCAGAGGGTGCCGCGGATGCGCACGCGACCGCGAGCGGTCCCGACCGGCTGGAAGGCGATCCCGATGCGGGTGGGGTGCGCGGTGTCGGCGGCCGCGAGGCGCAGGCAGTGCGCGGCGGCGAACTGTTCGGAGAGCAGGACGTTGGCGTCCGGCGCGAAGTACACCGTGCCATCGGGCTCCTCGATCGCGTAGCCGAGTGCCGCGAGTTGGGCCGGTGGCGCGCTGCGGAAGGGACGCGCCGCGAAGCCGTCGGCGACCGCGCGCACGGGGGCCACGCGGATGGTGCCGTCCGGCTCCGTCACGGACTGTTCGAGGAGGATGCGCGCCGACGGCCTTCCCTCGGGCGGCGAGAGGAGCGCGGCGAGCAACGCCTTGCGCGCCTCGTCGAAGAGGGTGGCGACCGCCTCGCCGGCGCGCTCGCCGACCGCGCACCGAGCGGAGGCGCGGCTGGTGATGGCAGCGAGCTGCACCGCCCGGTCGCCCAGCGTGAGCTCGAGGCGGCGGCGTTCCCCGTCCACGAGGGTATAGGTGCCGAAGTCGGTCGGGCGATAGCCGATGCGGAGCGCACGGAGGCGGAAGGTCCCCGGGATGAGCCGGAGCGCGAATCCGCCGTTCTCGCCGGAGATGGCGCGCGCGACGGGGGCGTTCCCGCCCGGCCGCGACGCTTCGAGGACGATGCCGGGCGCCGGAGTGCTGCCGTCCGAGAGGCGGATGGTGCCGAGGAGTTCCTGCGCCGCGACCGCGCCGGGCAGGGCGAGGAGCGCCGCGGCGAGGCGGGCGCGGCGGGAGGCGGAGAGGGGCATCGGGACCTCGACCGTGGGGTGTGGTAGGAGGGCTTTACAGACCCCCCGATGGCGTCTAACTTACCGTGCTACAACGGAATCGGCATTTCAACGCACTGCGCTGCGCAGGCAAGGATTTCAGGGATGGCGTTCGTAAAGTCGGCGGCGATCGATTCGCATCGCCAGCATGGGACCGATACCGGGTCCACCACGGTGCAGGTCGCGGTCCTCACTGAGCGTATCAACTACCTCACGGAGCACTTCCGCGCCCACCACAAGGACCACCATGGCCGTCGTGGCCTCCTCAAGATGGTCGGTCAGCGGAAGCGCCTCCTGAAGTACCTGCAGCGGTCGAACATCGAGGCGTACCGCAAGATCATCGCCGACCTCGGCCTGCGCTACTAAGCGCCCCCACCCACACGAGCGCGCGACCGCACTGACGCGGATCGCGCGCTTCGTGCACAGTCCAGAGACAACACAGCATGATGCATCGCATTGAGCGGACCTTCGCCGGCCGCCCCCTCAT is part of the Gemmatimonadota bacterium genome and encodes:
- a CDS encoding response regulator, which produces MRISPGHPGGAGVPAPTNERWLNPLSGAAALWTLGYLLVALGPVSLDAEAHRFVDLAAVFPFRVGIAIISFAVARRSPPGSRIGIAWLCIALSLGLGVVTTLLRLVGAPLAGVTGVVLAVPQAALLLGGLWYVANAGHTDSRAADWIDAAAILIALGLLGSYFVAGGNPFESGDLDARRWLFLIYLIADGTAVLFCATAWFRRPEGLARESIGLVTIGFAAITVADLAFERQARIGGPSHDAMRDVLVALGFLFVLAGADWQRRFPPPPGSGSTDARPPEAAREVVAPFAILVSTIPMLLLAYRGETEPGHLAFHVTGVVGLLILVLIRQHLARVRTVALARERTAADARFRSLVQRSSDAILQISTGQVIQWASPSAGELAGTIPSLLVGRRIADLAHPDDRDRLAVFLANAREPFARNAALRWRMGRPDLWHDVESVVTDLTGDPDVGSYVLNTRNVTERVRLEQQLRQSQKLEAVGRMAGGIAHDFNNLLAAIISHAQLVREELAAGEARPADLLEIEQTAQRGAALTRRLLSFSRPEAGEAEVQSLVAVVRGMEPLLRRLLLGQVKLTLDLGDNALPVRTAEGQIEQILMNLVINARDAMPDGGTVLVRASARTIRPGAAGTPGAPPGRWAELEVRDEGVGMDATTLARLFEPFFTTKPSGLGTGLGLTTVRGIVRALGGHVHAESAPRNGTVMRVLLPLSSAAPAVASVPSAPRSEPEPERRTVLLVDDESALRSAMQRLLERNGYAVLSAGSAPEALQLLDAQAGVVDLVVTDMVMPGMGGREFVRLLNERDPALPVLCMSGHMEWEAADGDAADAPWRPDRLLAKPFAFTELLERVRSALSPASAR
- the rplM gene encoding 50S ribosomal protein L13, which codes for MRTTYTATPADIEHKWFVVDADGMVLGRLATEVARIIRGKHKPMFTPHMDTGDNVIVINASKVKVTGRKAEQKNYFRHTGYMGHELYTPFASMLAKHPERVIEKAVYGMLPKTALGRQKLRLKLRVYPGAVHPHGAQQPETITFPKAEAK
- the rpsI gene encoding 30S ribosomal protein S9 — protein: MADQMTHTVGRRKEAVCRVFLTPGSGKWSLNGRTLGDYFPRPALVSSIQQPFTATDTLGTYDVQANLTGGGQTGQAGALRLAIARALVKIDETHRRKLRDLGLLTRDARAVERKKPGRPKARKKFQFSKR
- the rpsB gene encoding 30S ribosomal protein S2, which gives rise to MSQPSLDELLKAGVHFGHQTRRWNPKMRRFIFAERNGIHIIDLQKTVKQIELAQQLAREVVMRGENVLFVCTKRQLAQIVTSEADRAGAMYVTERWLGGLLTNFATVKKQIKKLKELEAGSAEGGNFENYTKKEQLMMTRLRDKLLKNLSGIKSMGRLPGLLFIVDAKKERIAVDEANKLGIPIVAICDTNSDPDLITVPIAGNDDAIRSVELITSAFSNAILEARREAPTRPEVEEPGEATTWSSERGTEKESDDRRGGKKGGRPRRRRAKPDAIAARLKPGSTEGDAAAEGDEASE
- the tsf gene encoding translation elongation factor Ts; protein product: MAVNITAKDVAELRARTGAGIGDCKNALVEANGDMNAAADLLRKKGIAKADKRADRAASEGQIVTWTNPEGTVAAMIELNCETDFVGRNDEFVALSKQVVAHVAQDAAVDGLVTVGAEGAYLATPWHADKAQTVGDIVKAASAKTGEKVELRRIARFATSGTVGSYLHFNGKAGVIAEIAGGKGEHATQLGKHVAEHVAAGVPSVAVAVDKDGVDAAFIAKEREIFVAQAVESGKPQAIAEKMVEGRIAKLLGEITLLGQPWVRDDKQTIGDLVKASAKESGQPLAVTRFVRFKMGES
- a CDS encoding UMP kinase, whose translation is MSDLKYPRVLLKLSGEALAGERGFGFDFDTLRGFAHEVKRIAAMGAQVGMVIGGGNIVRGSQISKMGMDRVSADYMGMLGTVINALAFQDVLEKEGLDTRVMTAIRMEEIAEPYIRRRAVRHLEKGRAVIFAAGTGNPYFSTDTAAVLRAIQMKANVIIKATSVDGVYNADPKKDPTAKKYDRITYKDVMAGELGVMDQTAITLCKENALPLIVLNIHTPGIVQQALRGEPVGTLVT
- the frr gene encoding ribosome recycling factor — encoded protein: MSTKQIISDAKTAMDKGVEAAKREFASVRSGKASPSMLDTVKVEMYGQLMAMNQCASVSAPEPRLLVVTPFDKGQIKAVEKAIRESNLGLDPSIQSNIIRVPLPAMNEQRRKELAKTVHKYAEDGRIAVRHARTHARDLLKKLNGVSEDEVKSAEKDLQKLHDDEIAKIDAAMKAKEAELMEV
- a CDS encoding isoprenyl transferase, with the translated sequence MTAQELLAQLRVHGAIPRHVAIIMDGNGRWARERMLPRPIGHRNGMKAVREVVEGAIEAGVEVLSLFAFSQENWQRPPVEISALMSLLEEYIQKETDELESQGVRVRVLGDVDRLVPTARAAVDRVIAQTAHNSKLTLNLFISYGSRAELTRAARRVAEEVAAGTLRPDQVDEAAFAARLYTHDCPDPDLLIRTSGEQRISNFLLWQLAYTEIVISPVLWPDFGRANLYEAILDYQSRDRRFGRAPA
- a CDS encoding phosphatidate cytidylyltransferase, whose product is MSELTKRVLFAVGAIPFVLAAVWFGGASLAILLSVASALAAWEYGRLAEAAGQRPMTAWLIALAAALPLGAHAVQLGLWVPPISWVALLAPALLAVAMWTRGATGRPLEATATTLFGAWYTGGMLAFAYALRYHRFAVGPAAGALLLLLPLLLTWVNDAGAFFFGKRFGKRKLMPSVSPGKTVAGAVGALLTVLVGTWAYFRFLLVPYANLGLSWAGLVLFAIAVSAAAQVGDLAESLLKRQAGVKDSSALIPGHGGVLDRVDSLLFTFPLAYVLLDLLLKVGA